The proteins below come from a single Schistocerca piceifrons isolate TAMUIC-IGC-003096 unplaced genomic scaffold, iqSchPice1.1 HiC_scaffold_1893, whole genome shotgun sequence genomic window:
- the LOC124741232 gene encoding uncharacterized protein LOC124741232: MAMRPLNDRELEEIVNASPDEGSLSEFEDHISNASESECSDDSYDSPQPIQNSVETFLSKNGNIEWQLHPPAQHGRLPASNIIKSTPGVTRYAVSRISDVKCSFEAVFHTALQNEIIEMTNIEGQRVYGEQWTDIDGSVFHAYLGLLLLAGVYRSHGESTKSLWDKDTGRNIFRATMSHETFCKISRVLRFDKKSTREERRRTDKLAAIRSIWENKTSYVLKAQIYTGKVSGAAPERNQGMRVVSDLTSELRGQNITCDNFFTSYNLGQLLLKRKLTMLGTIRKNKPELPHKMTNKEVHSSSFYFTNDTTVVNYIPKRHKNVVLMSTLHHDAEISDRADKKPKMILDYNSTKGAVDTLDQLLGTYTCKRKSNRWPMIVFYNILDVSAYNAYVLWISVDPNWNASKLTRRRIFLEELGKSLIKEHIASRTHFPRTEDSLRMVTSIQNPNDVGGVSESVTTRKSTKRARCKFCPSSNDNKTNMVCGKCSKHICKKHVTYLCPQCKQYWNRTTMSIAKTVPKFMFLKHFDMSGHIDPNSIYV; this comes from the exons atggcgatgagaccattgaatgatcgtgagttggaagaaatagtaaatgcctcaccagatgaaggatcactttctgagtttgaagatcacatcagcaatgcatctgaaagcgagtgttccgatgacagttacgacagtccacagcccatacaaaatagtgtagagacttttctttctaaaaatgggaatatagaatggcagttgcatccaccagcacaacatggtcgcctaccagcttcgaacatcatcaagagtaccccaggagttaccaggtatgcagtcagcagaatatctgatgtaaaatgttcatttgaagcagtatttcacacagcgcttcaaaatgaaataatagagatgacaaatattgaagggcagcgagtttatggtgaacagtggacagatattgatggttctgttttccatgcatacttaggactcttactcctagcgggtgtatatcgatctcatggggagtctacaaaaagtttgtgggataaagatactgggcgaaacatatttcgagcaaccatgtctcatgaaacattctgtaagatatcacgtgtcctgcgatttgacaagaaatctactagagaggaaagacgacgtactgacaaacttgccgcaattcgtagtatttgggagaa caaaacttcatacgtactgaaagcccaaatttatacaggaaaggtgagtggagcggcaccagaaagaaatcagggaatgagggtggtatctgatctcacttctgagttacgtggtcagaatatcacgtgtgacaacttttttacgtcgtacaatttggggcagctgcttctgaaaaggaaattgactatgttgggaactatacggaaaaataagccggagcttccacacaaaatgaccaacaaggaggtacacagctcttcattttacttcacaaatgacactactgtggttaattatattcctaagagacacaagaatgttgtacttatgagcactctccaccatgatgcggaaatcagtgacagggctgataagaagccaaaaatgattttggactataattcaaccaaaggtgctgtagacacgcttgatcagttattaggtacatatacatgcaaacgaaaaagtaataggtggccaatgatagttttctacaatattcttgatgtttctgcttataatgcatacgttttgtggatttcggttgaccctaattggaatgcaagcaaattgactagaaggagaatattcttggaggaacttggaaagtcactgataaaagaacatattgcatcaagaacgcatttcccaagaacagaagattctttgagaatggtcacaagcatccaaaacccgaatgatgtgggtggtgtgtcagaatcggtaacaacaagaaaatctacaaaacgtgcacgctgtaagttctgtccatcaagtaatgacaataaaacaaacatggtgtgtggaaaatgtagtaaacatatttgcaagaaacatgtaacctacttgtgtccacagtgcaagca gtactggaatagaacaacaatgtcgatagctaaaactgtaccaaaatttatgtttctaaagcattttgatatgtcgggtcatattgacccgaacagtatatatgtcaa